A portion of the Mesoplasma entomophilum genome contains these proteins:
- a CDS encoding glycerophosphodiester phosphodiesterase, with amino-acid sequence MFLVAHRGFRGPGRENRMIDFIDALKSCKGVEFDIRLTKDKKIIIFHDHNLKRIGNVNKTVKSMTFEEIKNIDFFKNNPENIPPLFVEDFINKISNKYEFINVEIKPNKNTKEEFELIKKALELLRKKTKAEIVVSSFGNEALKFISELDVNKFKKGYLTEYVKKVDFSLIRKFDYLHPYVGNLKSHDSLKYVEKINLPINVWTFKNDKDAEIIYFKYRKYLNSLISDKKDLRINFK; translated from the coding sequence ATGTTTTTAGTAGCTCATAGAGGATTTAGAGGTCCTGGTAGAGAAAATAGAATGATTGATTTTATTGATGCATTAAAAAGTTGTAAAGGCGTTGAATTTGATATTCGATTAACGAAAGACAAAAAAATAATAATATTTCATGATCACAATTTAAAAAGAATTGGTAATGTTAATAAAACTGTCAAAAGTATGACTTTTGAAGAAATTAAAAATATTGATTTTTTTAAAAATAATCCTGAAAATATTCCACCTTTGTTTGTTGAAGATTTTATTAATAAAATTTCTAATAAATATGAATTTATAAATGTGGAGATTAAACCCAATAAAAATACAAAAGAAGAGTTTGAACTTATAAAGAAAGCTTTGGAATTGTTAAGAAAAAAAACCAAAGCTGAAATAGTTGTTTCTTCTTTTGGAAATGAGGCATTAAAATTTATTAGTGAATTAGATGTTAACAAGTTTAAAAAAGGATATTTAACCGAATACGTTAAAAAAGTTGATTTTAGTTTAATAAGAAAATTTGATTATCTGCACCCTTATGTTGGAAACTTAAAATCACATGATTCATTAAAATATGTAGAGAAAATTAATTTGCCGATAAATGTATGAACATTTAAAAACGATAAAGATGCTGAAATTATTTATTTCAAATATAGGAAATACTTAAATTCTTTAATTAGCGACAAAAAGGATTTAAGAATAAATTTTAAATAA